The Nitrospiraceae bacterium genome segment AAAAAGAGTAGTAGTTATAGATGATTCGATCGTAAGAGGGACAACAAGTAAAAAAATTGTAAAAATGCTAAGGGAGCAGGGAGGCGCAAAAGAAGTACATGTAAGAATAAGCTCTCCTCCTACAATTGGTCCGTGTTTTTACGGGATTGATACTCCGACAAGACAGGAACTGATAGCATCATCCCATTATGTAGAGGAGATAAGAAAGTTTATAACAGCAGACACACTTTCCTATTTAAGCATCGAAGGCATGAAGAGTCTGGTGCCTAACCCTGAAAATTACTGCTCAGCATGCTTTGACAACAACTATCCTATCTGCTTCCCAGGTGAACACCTCGAACAAATGGCTTTGTTCCTGAAATAAGTTGGTTTTGTTTTTATTTGGTATATATTCAAACAAAAAAGAAAAATTTATTTTTACTGGACTTTTACAGGGTTATCAACCTGCATCAAAAAAAGGCTCTTCTTGATTCTGCAAAATATCATCAGCCAGTAACTTTGTTACATGATTTTTTAAGATTGCGGCAGCATCAATATTGGGCTCTTTAAATTCAATAGCCATGCCTCTTGGAATCCTTGAAGGATTTTGCCCTGAAAGTGATTTTGTGTATATAACTATTCCGTCTAACGACAGTGCATCCATGTCTTTGATTGGGAAATTAACCTGAACATGTGAACCAACCGGCAGATGTTCTTTGCCGCTCAAAAATATACCTCTTTCTGAAAGATTTTCAGATTCAAAATCGAACTTATTGTTATTATGTTTAATTATAACTTTTTCATTAAAAGAAACCCTGATATGTTTTCTGGGTTTCCCTTCTGAACTGAAAAGGCAGTTCTGGAGAGTTGAATGTAATTGTTTTATTTTCAAGGGCTTTGTCAGATAATCATTACAGCCGAATTTTTTACATTTAGCTATTGTATCTTCGTCATATTCAACAGAAATCATTATTACAGGAATATTCGATGTCCTTAAATCACTCTTGATATGATTGAGTGTCTTAATTCCATCAAGTACAGGCATATGCACATCAAGCATCACAGCATCAGGAAGCATTGAAGTCATGATTTTTATTGCTTCTATTCCGTTTTCAGCTGAGATTGGATTAAAGCCCATTCTTTTCACTAACAAAGTGGTATACATCAGGAAGGTTTTACTGTCGTCGGCAACCAAAATTTTTTTCCTGTCGAAATCCATATGAAGAAAAGATTATCAGATTAAAGTCTTCGAGTCAAGATTGAAATATAAAATTTTTATTTTTTTATTTTATGCAGATATAAGAAAATATTTAATCCTGCAAAAAATATTGTGAGCATTATAATCAGGTCTCTCGGAAGATTTATATAAACTATTTTTTCTGCATAATAAGCTATGAACGAACCTGTGTAAGAAAGCGCAGGATCGTGTTTAGCTCTTAACCAGACTTCTAAATGTGTGAGCGGACAGTACCATCCTGAGACCTGAATTATTACCGCAAATGCAAGAGCTGAGATATGGATTATTTTTACGGTTTTATTTCTTGTTCCCCAGAATACGCCGAAGATTATAAATATTATCCAGAGAAAATGGATTATGACAACTGCATCAGCCAGAATTTTATAAAACATGACATTTTAAAATACAGGATCTATTTTTCGCACCACTGTCTTGCATTCTGGAATAATCTTAGCCATGGAGATACTTTTAATTTTTTCTTCCAGTCCTCAGGCATCCATGGCCACTGCCATTTTAAGAATGTTCTTTCAGGATGGGGCATTATTGCAAGATGACGGCCGTCAGAAGAACAGAGCGCTGCAATCCCGTTTAATGAGCCGTTAGGATTAAACGGATATTTATTAGTTACATTGCCTTGATCGTCAACATATCTGACAGGCGCAAGCCCGCTGCTTTCGACTTTTTTAAGAAAACTTTCATCAGGAAAATATGCCCTGCCTTCTCCGTGAGCAACCCATATTCCTAATATCGAGCCTTCCATTCCCTTGAGCATTATCGAAGGACTTTCAAATATTTTTACTGTCGAAAATCTCGATTCGAATCTTCCCGAGATATTATGAATAAACCGCGGCTGATCTTTGTCTTGTATCCCGCTCCACGGCACCCATCCAAGCAGAGCCATCAACTGACAGCCATTGCATACGCCAAGGCTGAATGTGTCAGGTCTTTCATAAAATTTCTGGAATTGTTCAAATATCTTTTTATTGAACTTGATAACTCCTGCCCATCCCTTTGCAGAATCGAGGACATCTGCATAACTGAATCCGCCGACAAATGCAATGCCCCTGAAATTATCCAGATTTACTCTGCCTTCAAGAAAATCTGTCATTGTCACATCCCATGTTTCAAAACCTGCTTGATAAAATGCAGAGGTCATCTCTCTGTCGCTGTTGCTGCCTTCCTCGCGTATTATTGCAACAGAAGGTTTTGTTTTATTTTTCATAACAGCGTCAGGAGTTATATCAGTAGAGAAAGTGAGTTTATATGAAGGCGAAGTCCTGTCAAAGATGTTTTTCTTTTCCTCGACAACGCATTCAGGATCTGCCTGAAGCCTGTCAAGCTGAGAGCTTGTCTCTTCCCATATGTCTCTTAAAACTCTCATGTCTTCATTTAATACAATCTTATTATTAATGTTTACGACAATATTTTTTTTCTCTGTAGTTTTTCCGATGATCTGAAAAGGCACAGAAAAATTCTTTAGGATATTCAGAATCTTTTTCTCATCTTCAGAAAGATATTCAAAAACAAGTCCGAGTTCTTCTGAGAATAGAATCTCAAGCTCTCTGCCTTTTCCATTTAAATCAATCTCCACTCCGCAGTTTCCAGAAAAAGCCATCTCAAGCAGAGTTGTTATTAGTCCACCGTCGCTTCTGTCATGGCCTGAGAGGATCAAATTTTCTGATATCAGTTCCTGAACAGCATTAAATGAATTTTTAAGAAGTTTTGAATTATCAACATCAGGAGATTCATTCCCAATCTGGTTATATACATGAGCAAGCGCGGTTCCGCCCATTCTGTTTTTGTTATTTCCTAAATCAATATAAATCAGCCTGCTCTTGCCGGGCTGTTTAATATCAGGAGTAATAACTTTTGTTACATCAGGGCAGGCTGCATATGCTGAGATAACCAGTGTGCCCGGAGATTTTACCATCTCGGTTTTTTTATTTTTGTCCGTGACTTTTGCTGCCATCGAAAGACTGTCTTTCCCCCCGTCGATTGCAATGCCTAATTCGAGCATTATGTCTCTTAAGGCAATTGCCGCATCAAAAAGTCTGGCTCCTTCGCCTGGAAGTTTTGCTGCCCACATCCAGTTGCCCGAGCATTTGATATCTTCAATAGCGCTTATCTTTGCCCAGACAATGTTTGTTAATGCCTCGCCCACTGTAAGCCGAGCAGCAGCAGAAGGATCTATTAATGTTTTTATTGGCTGCTCGCCTATTGATATTGCTGCGCCTGTATAATTATTTTTATCATCTGCAAAATGGCTCTGACTTATAACAGCAACATTAGAAACAGTCAGATGTAGAGGCCCTGCGCACTGTTGTCTTGCGATAAGCCCTGTGACGCATCTATCCACTTTATTTGTAAGAAATCTCTTTGAGCCAACAGACACAAGCCTCAACACCCTGTCCAATGCAGATTTGACAGTCAGACCTTCTGGCAGATTTAAAGGCTCAAGATGCGGCTTGATCCTGTCCAGCTTAAATGTTTTTTGCGGCATCTCTCCGAGGATTTTTTTCAGGTCAAGATTAACAGGCGTGCTTCCGTCAGTTTCATCATAAAGAATTATGTATCCGTCGCCTGTTATCTGTCCTATGAATGCGCACGGAACTTTTTCCCTTTTGCATATATCTTCGAAAAGTTCTGCATGTTCCGGTTTTATAAGAAGCGCGTTTTGTTCCTGATATTCAGCGCCCCAAAGCTCAAGGACTGAGAGGGTGTTGTCCCCTGATTGTATTTTTCTTACCTCTATCTTTGCGCCTGCAGGATAAATAATCTCTTTTACTACATTGCAATTTCCGCCAGCGCCCTGATCATGTATGCTTACAATTGGATTTTTCTCTCCCATCTCAACACATGCACGGATTACCCTGTTTACTTTTTGTTCCATCTCAGCGTCTCCGCGCTGAACAGCATTGAAATCAAGCTCAGCGATGTTTTCTCCCTGAATCATGCTCGATGCAGCGCCTCCGCCCATGCCAATCCTGTAAGCAGGACCCCCAATTTTTGTAACTAGCATTCCTTTTTCAGGTTCATTTTTCTCTGTGTGCCTTGCATCTATCTGGCCTACTCCGGCTGTGAACATTATCGGTTTGATCCATTCGCGCCTTTCTCCGTCAGGCAGTCTCATCCCAAAAGAGCGGGTGAATCCTTGAATCAAAGGTTCTCCGAATTTATTCCCATAATCAGATGCTCCGTTGCTTGCCTGAAGCTCAATCTGTAAAGGCGAAGCTAAATTATCTGGATACTCAAAACTTATATCTTCCCATGGAAGGCTGTAACCCGGGAGATTAAGATTCCCGACACAATATGCAGCGGTTCCTGCAACAACCAGAGATCCTTTGCCGGTTGCCTGAACATCCCTGATCCTTCCGCCTGTTCCTGTTTCTGCTCCGGGAAACGGAGCAACTCCGCTTGGAAAATTATGCGTCTCTGCTGTGAAGATAATATGATATTTAAGTTTTGCTTCTTTAAATTTTGAAAACTTCCCCTGAATTTCTGGGATGATTGTTTTTATATCATATCCCTTGATAGCGCTCGAGTTATCCTTAAATGCAATAACACTGTTATTAGGATTTGCCTTCAATGTTTGCTTGATTATCTGCATGAGTGTTTCTTTGATCTCTTTGTTGCCAACAATCAGTTTCCCTCTGAAAAACCAGTGTCTTGAGTGTTCGCTGTTTGACTGGCTTAAATCAAAGCATTCGACATTCGTAGGATTTCGCTTCAGGTCATTCACAAAAAGGTTGTAATAATAATTTAAGTCCCAGTCGTCAAGCCCGAGTCCCATCTCCAAATTTATTTTCTTTAAAGCATCGATTCCTTGTTCTATCATCGGGATTAAGAAAACAGGCTTTGATTTAATTCCTGTCTCGAATGTTTTCAGAGGTTCAGGATACTGGCACTCAGTCATTCGATCGTGGATCTCATACAGGAATTTATTTAGATTTTCTTTGCTCAGAGCAGCATCAGTTTTAAGTCTATATTTTCTTGAGCGTTCTATTCTTGTGATTTTTTTTAAGCCGCACGCTTGGCATACTGAAACAGCATTTGTTGACCATGCAGTCGTGAAATTCATTCTAGGGCCGACTTCAATAACAGAGTTAAAAGTTAAAAAACTTTTATCAGAAAAATTCTCAGGTTCGAAGGTCTCTGAAAGAAGCCATCTGAGGATATTGGTCTCTTCATCTGTGAGCGGAGAAATTGTCTCGATATTAAAACAGTATTCTGTTTCTATATCTTCTGCGGTTTCAGAAATATTTTCCTTAACAGCTTTTAAAAGGCTGTTCTTTTTTGTTTCTTCAAGAGCAGGTTTCCGATAAAGATGTAAAAGACTCATTTAAGACCGTATGCCTCCATAAATAGTAAAGGTGAGAGATTATAATACGAGTTTAATTTATTTTCCAAAAACTCTTTTATATATAAAATCAATATTCTTAAGATAATATTTCAGGTCGAAGATTTTGTTCAGGTCTTTTGCCTTAAGATATTTTTTTACATCCTTATCTTTAGAAAGCACTTTTTTGAAATCAGTCCCGCTCCTCCAGCTCTGCATAGCATTTCTCTGAACAATCTCATAGGCATTCTCTCTTGTCATGCCTTTTGATATCAGGCTTAGAAGCACGCGCTGTGAATTGTAAAGCTCAAAACTTTTTGCCATGTTCTTCTTCATTCTCTCGGGATAGACATGAAGACCCTCGAGTATGCCTTTCATCCTGTCGAGCATATAATCAACCAGTATTGTGCTGTCAGGGATTATTACGCGCTCGACCGATGAGTGTGAGATATCACGCTCATGCCAGAGTGCAATGTCTTCCAATGCAGCCATTGCATTTGAACGCACTAATCTCGCAAGACCTGAGATGTTCTCGCATCCAACAGGATTTCTCTTATGCGGCATTGCTGATGAGCCTTTCTGTCCTTTTGCAAAAGGCTCTTCTGCCTCTAATACCTCTGTTCTTTGGAGATGCCGTATCTCAACAGCGATTTTTTCAAGAGAGCCTGCTATCAATGCAAGCGCAGTCAGATATTCTGCGTGTCTGTCTCTTTGTATAATCTGTGTTGCAACAGGCTCTGGTTTGAGTCCGAGTTTTTTGCAAACCTTTTCTTCTATCGAAGGAGGAATGTTCGAGAAAGTGCCGACAGCGCCTGATAGTTTACCGATATTAATTATCTCTCTTGCGCGCTGCATCCTCGAAAGATTTCTCTTCATATCTTCATGCCAGAGAGCAAATTTCAGTCCGAATGTCATTGGCTCTGCATGAACGCCGTGGCTTCTTCCGATTGCAGGAGTGTTTTTGTATTTCAATGCCTGACTTTTCAAGACAGGCATCATGGCTTTTATGTCTTTGATAATAATGTCTGCTGCTTCTCTCATAAGAAGCGAAAGCGCAGTGTCAACAATATCAGAAGAGGTCAGCCCTTTATGAATGAATCTTGATTCAGAGCCGACATGCTCTGCAACACTCGTAAGAAATGCTATCACATCGTGCTTTACGACTTTTTCTATCTCGTCGATTCTTCTAACGTCAAACCTTGCCTTGTTTTTTATACGTGCAAGAGCATCCATCGGTATCCCTGCTTCTGATGCCCATGCCTCGCATGCAGCGATCTCAACATCAAGCCATTTCTGGTATCTGCTTTCAGGTTCCCAGAGTTTTCCCATTACAGGTCTTGTATAACGGGTTATCATATTTCCTCCTAATTATGCTCCTCTTTCAAGTCTTTCAATCAACGGCAAAGGCAATCCTGCATCGAGCATCTTTTTTTGTGTTGTGCTTATGTCATATTTTACTCTGATAAGTTCAACTTTTTCATCCTTAATGATTGCATAGCATGCCCTGGGGTCGCCGTCCCTGGACTGCCCGACACTTCCTGCGTTTATGATATATCTTTTTGTTTCTTCAATCCTTGCTGTATGTCTGCGAGTAATCATTTCACCATGAATGGAATATTCAATTATTGAAGACTGATGACTGTGGCCGATAAGACATATTTTTTGTTCGAAATGATGAAAATTCACTTCAGCATCCCATCTTGAGAGAATGTAGTTCCAGTTTCCCGGTTCTTTTGGAGTTGAATGAACAAGAAGAATATCTTCTTTTTCCAAGATTTTTACTAAAGGAAGAGATTTTAAAAATGAGAGAGAAGTTTTTCCCATGACTGACGATGTCCATTCAACAGCTGCTCTTGCATAATCATTAAAATTACTGACATCAGTAAGCCCTAATATTGCATAATCATGATTGCCTGCAATAATTTCCTCGCAGTTGTTTTTCAGTAATTTAACGCATTCATTCGGATTTGCCCCATAACCAACAGCATCGCCGAGAAACAAAATATCTTTTATTTTTCTCAGCTTTATGTCCTGGAGTACTGCGCGCAGAGCTTCCTCATTGCCATGGACATCTGAAATCACAGCGCAGTTCACTATTCTGCCTTGTTTTTTTTTGTTTTTTTTGCAATCTTGTCAAGGATGCCGTTTATGAATGATGCAGACTCAAAGGTAGAATATTTTTTTGCTATCTCTATTGCTTCGTTTATAGTTACCGCAGCAGGTATGTCATCACAGAAAAGAAGTTCGTAAATCGCGGATCTCATGATGTTTTTGTCAACAACAGCTATTCTGTCCGGAATCCAATGTTCTGTTGTTTTTTTGATGAGATCGTCTATCTCATCCTGTTTTTCAAGTGTGCCGTTTATTATCTTTTTTGCGAATTTTATTATCTCTGTATCTTCCTGCTTGTCTGAAAAAAATTGATTCATACTGTTCTTTGCCTCTTTCTTATCAGAAAAATCATTCTGGAACAGAAACTGCAGGACATATTCTCTTGAAAGACGGCGTTTCATACGATAAAGAAAGGCTTAGATAAAAATTGAAGACTAAAGATTTTTTGCTCCAGACTCATAATCTCTTAAGGAGTTGTGCCATCTCGATTGCTGTTATAGCTGCGTCCCAGCCCTTATTTCCGCTCTTTGTTCCTGCTCTTTCAACTGCCTGCTCAATGGTGTCTGATGTAATAACTCCGAATGCTATTGGGACACCTGTTTCCATGGATACATGTGCGATGCCTTTTGATACTTCAGATGCAACATACTCAAAATGCGGAGTTGCGCCTCGTATTACAGCGCCGAGACATATCACTGCATTATATGTTCCTTTTGATGCAAGTCTTTTGGCTGCCAGAGGAATCTCGAATGAGCCAGGCACTTTTGCAACATCAATATCATCCTTGTTTGCTCCATGACGAACAAGGGCATCTATTGCGCCGTCAAGAAGTTTGCCGGTTATAAAGTCATTGAATCTGCTTACAACGATTGCGAATTTTAATCCTTTTGCCTGTAATTCGCCTTCGATTATTTTCATAAATCCTCCTAATTCCGAATTTACGGGTGTTTAAGATGTAACTATTATATACATAAAAAATTAATTTTGCATGTAGAAGCTTGGTTATACAAGGTTAATATAGTAAAATATAAATCACTAACAATATGCCGATAAAAAAATGGATAAAGAGCGCGAACTTTGCAATCGAAGGCATACTTCATGCCTCTAAAACACAGAGACATCTAAGATATCATTTTTACAGCGCTGTATTAGTTCTTCTTCTTAGTTTTGTCCTTGGTGTTACACGCACAGAATTTCTGATAATATCACTTGCTGTTATTGCGGTTCTTCTTTCAGAGATGTTCAACACTGCGATCGAGACAATGGTTGATATTCTTTCTCCGGCTCACAGCGAAAAGGCAAAGGTAGTAAAGGATATAGCAGCAGGCGCTGTATTTGTTACTGCATTTGGCGCTGCAATCATTGGCTACATAATTCTTTTCCCATATGTTCTGAATGTAATGGAAAAGGGTTTTTATATTAAAAAGCACTCGAATGAAGAGATAACCATAATAGCTGTTGTAATTATCCTGATACTCGTCGTGATAACAAAGACATATTTTCAGAAAGGACATCCTCTAAGAGGAGGGATGCCGAGCGGTCATGCTGCTATAGCATTTTCTGTGTGGATGTCTGTGACCTATATAACTGGAAATATCTTTGCCTCGGTTCTCTGCTTTGCGTTGGCTCTGCTGATAGCTCAGAGTCGTGTTGCAAAAAAAATTCACAATAAGCTTGAAGTTGCAATCGGCGGTCTGGTGGGAGCAGGGATAACTTTTGCGCTTTTCAGGATCTTTTCTTAGATATCAGGCCTGAATTACAGATGTCTTATTATTTTTGTTTTCTGCTCAATAAGTTTGTAATCGAATTTTTGCGGTTTTCTTCCAAAACATGTGCCGAGGCTTTCGAAGAGCCCAATCTCTTTTATATCAACCTCTCTTCTTTTTATTGCCTCAGTTGTCGGGATGTAATGAATGTTATTACCTTCGACATCAACAACAGTGCTGCCTTGTTTTCCTTCAAGAAGCAGAAGCACTGCCGCAGCTCCAGCCCTCTGGCCAAAAACTACGTCAAATGATGATGACTGGCCTGAGCGCACAAGATGTCCGGGCGTGACTTCCCTAACCTCCGGTATCTCATAAACTCCGGGTGCATACATCCCTGTCTTCTTCATGAACTCTAATACAACAGGATCGTTTTTCAAACGCTTTTCAAGCTGCTGTTTTACATATTTTCCTGCGCCTGCAAGCTTTTTGTGGCCGAATGCATCTACGCCTGCAGATTCATCGTAGAGTATTTCACCGCTTGCTGTCTGTATGCCCTCTGCAGCAACAATGATATATGTCCCTGCCTTAACATCACTTCTTATCACTCTGTTAAAAAAAACTGTTTTCATGTGCTCATATACAACATCAAAATCAACAGGGATTTCAGGAAGCAAAATGCAGTCTGCTTCAGCTCCCAGTCCGCCTCTAAAAGCAGTATGACCGACATATCTTCCGAATACCTCCATAACAATAATCCTGTTATGACTCATTCCGGTTGTCTTAATGTCTCTTGTGAAAACAGATATTCTGTTTATTGCTGAATCTCCTCCAACGCTATAAGGCTGAAGGTCGAGGTCCATTGTTTTTGGAACATGGATGCATGGTATGCCCTGAGATGTCAGATCAACAACAACACTGCCAGTGTCGTCTCCGCCGCTTATAATCAAGGCATCAATCCCGAATTTTTTTAATCCGTCTTTTATGCGTTCGTATTTTTTTTCGTCTTTTATCTTGCTTATCTTTACTCTTGAGTGGCCTGCCTCCGAACCAGCAAGCGATGCCTCAATCCTGCTCACCCTTTCTGCATTCAGAACAACAACCTGCTCTAAACCAATAAGATTATAAAGACCTGCATATCCATTAGGTATAACAACTGATTCTATTCCATAAAAATATGCTTCTCTTGCAATGCCCTTTATAACTGCATTAAGACCTCCGCAGTCTCCTCCGCTTGTTATAACTCCGATCCTCTTGATGCCTGCCATAAAACCTCCCTGTTATCTAAGTGAAAATTGGTTTAATAAAAGTTGGTTAGAATCTAGTTACATTATGTTTAATTTTATGTCAGCAGTCAAGTAAAACGGATTGACTTAAAAAAGAATCCTTACTATTATTGATAATAATTATAATTTGTTATCTCCTAGAAGAAAAACATGTCAGATATAAAAACAAATAACAACCTTCTTGAATACAGCTTCAAAGAAAATCCATTCGAGTCTCTTTATGTTGATATTACAAAACGCTGCAATATGGAATGCAGTTACTGTTTTAATCCTGAAAGATCTCCAGAAGATATGCCGCTTAAGGATTTTGAACTTCTCTGCTCCAGCCTTCCATTCCCTGTTATGATAAAACTTTCTGGAGGTGAACCGACTCTTCATCCGGAATTCCCTGAATTTATAAAAACTGCGTTCAAATACGGCCACCGTATCTATGTTATCTCTAATGGACTTCGCTATACTGAACCAGGATTCCTTGATATTTTAATGAAAATAAAAAGATCGGGGGTAAGGTTTTCTATCGGTATCTCAATGGATGGGGGTTATGCTAATAGACATGCATATGAAATGATTAACGGCAGGGACTGCATGCAGCTGAAGCTCGATTCATTCAAGGCAATGGTTAACTCAGGGCTGGGACGCATGTCCTTAACAGCGATAATTTTGAGGGGGCTGAATGAGGATGTGATCCCTCAGCTTATAGAACTTGCCTTAAAAAATGACAGGTCAATCAGATATGTTCATTTCAGAAATGCAGGCAATGTGGGAAGACACAAAGAGACAAAACCTTATTCCATAGAAGAACTTAAAGACATGACCCGGGTTTTGTTTAATGAACATCAGTTCCAGCAAAGATGCATTGGAGAATCTCACTGCTCTCTTGAGACAGGCAGAAACTGCTGTTACCGTTTCCGTCCTACTGACAGGCTCCAAATATCTTTGTTAGAGTTTTACACAGAAAAGGCTTTTCTCTGTCATAAAAGAGGCAGGATAAAGGTTGGTTCAAGAAAGATAGAACCTCTTTTTTTCAGTATGGATACGCCTTCGCCTGTAAATGTATGAGTTATTGACTCAACAGGTAAGCATAAAAATCAATAAGTTCGGATGGATGACTAATCTTTAAAGATTTAGATACAACTCATGACAGTAATTGTGGTAGTATCTGACTCAGTTTCTGGATTTACCTAATCTCGGCAAAAGGGAGGTGGTAGAAGGCCAGTGGCATAGTGCCGAAGTTTAACCGACATATTGCAAGTACTAACATTTTTTTTGCTATGGAGGATACAAAATGTCTGATAAAGAAGGTTCATCAAGCCAGGGAAATCAGGATTGGGATGCCACACAGTGGCATGTAGTAGAAAAAGGAGATACGCTTTCGAAGATATCAGCCAAATATTATGGCGATGCAAAACTTTATATGAAGATATTCGAGGCTAATAAAGACATCTTACGTGATCCTAACTTAATTAAAGTTGGACAAAAGCTTCGTATTCCGTGAGCTTATTAAATTTAAATTATCCAAGGAGGATATTAATAATGAGAAGACACATACCGACACTGATAGCAGTTTTTTTATGTATGGGGCTTATGATTGCCTGCGCTAATTTGAAAGAGCCGGCAATGAACGCTCTTAAGGCAGCAGAAGATGTAGTTAAGGGAATCAACAAGGAAGATGCCGTGAAGTATGCGCCGGAGAAATTTGCGGCTATAGAAAAAGGAATAGCCTCAGCCAAAGAGAACATTGCAAAAGGCGATTTTAAGGCAGCAATCGCAGCAGCGAAAGATATCCCGGCTCAGGCAAAAGAAGTTGCAACAGCAATTGCTGAGGCTAAAAAAGCTGAACTTGCAAAAATATGGGAGAGCGCAAGTGCGGGGCTTCCTAAGATATTCGAGCAGGTACAGAGCAGAATAGATATATTCTCCAAGAGCAAGGCAAAGAAGGCTGTTGCTGAAAAAGCAAAGACAGAACTTGCAGACGCGAAAAAATCATGGACAGACGCTCAGGAATTATATAAGAGCGGAAAGACAACAGAAGCGGCTGATGCTGTTAAATCTGTAAAAACCAAAACATCTGAATTACTCAAGGGGCTCGGCATGCCGGTTCCTGCTGCGCTTAACTAAAAATACAATCAAATCTTAATTTAAAGAGAGGTGCGGCAAAATTGCCGCACCTCTCTTTTTTAATTATTTTTTCACTTCGGTGTCAAAAAAGGTTTTAAAACCTCGTTTTTCTACCTGACTATTTTAAAGAGATGTCCAAGAGTCCTGTTTTCTCTTAAAAAGCTTGAAATGTTTGTTTTTCAACAGTTTTCTGATTATAGATATGAGTAACGAGATGCTTATTGTGATATACTATTGTATGCCTTACGTGAAGATAGGCTGCTGTGGATTTATTAATGATGACTGGAAAGGGACGTTTTATCCTGAGAAACTTTCAAAAAAACAGTGGCTAGAATATTATTGCAAGAAATTCCAGACTTTGGAACTGGATACAACCTTTCATAAACTTCCTGAAAAAGAGACTTTCTCAAGGTGGCACAGTGAAACACCCGGCAATTTCTCAGTTTCCTTAAAAGGCAGCAGATTCATAACACACGTAAAAAAATTAAAATCACCGCTTGAACCTCTTGATGTATTCTTTTCAAGAGTTACTGCTTTAAAGGATAAGCTTGGCGTTGTTCTGTGGCAGTTTCCGCCTGATTTTAAGGCTGATACCAATAAGCTGGCTATCTTTATTCAGGCATTGGGTGAGTACAAGGTTAAAAATGCGGTTGAGTTCAGGGATAAAAGCTGGCTTACAAAAAAGATATTTTCTCTTCTTGAAAAAAACAA includes the following:
- the purB gene encoding adenylosuccinate lyase, whose translation is MITRYTRPVMGKLWEPESRYQKWLDVEIAACEAWASEAGIPMDALARIKNKARFDVRRIDEIEKVVKHDVIAFLTSVAEHVGSESRFIHKGLTSSDIVDTALSLLMREAADIIIKDIKAMMPVLKSQALKYKNTPAIGRSHGVHAEPMTFGLKFALWHEDMKRNLSRMQRAREIINIGKLSGAVGTFSNIPPSIEEKVCKKLGLKPEPVATQIIQRDRHAEYLTALALIAGSLEKIAVEIRHLQRTEVLEAEEPFAKGQKGSSAMPHKRNPVGCENISGLARLVRSNAMAALEDIALWHERDISHSSVERVIIPDSTILVDYMLDRMKGILEGLHVYPERMKKNMAKSFELYNSQRVLLSLISKGMTRENAYEIVQRNAMQSWRSGTDFKKVLSKDKDVKKYLKAKDLNKIFDLKYYLKNIDFIYKRVFGK
- a CDS encoding response regulator; translation: MDFDRKKILVADDSKTFLMYTTLLVKRMGFNPISAENGIEAIKIMTSMLPDAVMLDVHMPVLDGIKTLNHIKSDLRTSNIPVIMISVEYDEDTIAKCKKFGCNDYLTKPLKIKQLHSTLQNCLFSSEGKPRKHIRVSFNEKVIIKHNNNKFDFESENLSERGIFLSGKEHLPVGSHVQVNFPIKDMDALSLDGIVIYTKSLSGQNPSRIPRGMAIEFKEPNIDAAAILKNHVTKLLADDILQNQEEPFFDAG
- a CDS encoding metallophosphatase family protein; translation: MNCAVISDVHGNEEALRAVLQDIKLRKIKDILFLGDAVGYGANPNECVKLLKNNCEEIIAGNHDYAILGLTDVSNFNDYARAAVEWTSSVMGKTSLSFLKSLPLVKILEKEDILLVHSTPKEPGNWNYILSRWDAEVNFHHFEQKICLIGHSHQSSIIEYSIHGEMITRRHTARIEETKRYIINAGSVGQSRDGDPRACYAIIKDEKVELIRVKYDISTTQKKMLDAGLPLPLIERLERGA
- the purL gene encoding phosphoribosylformylglycinamidine synthase, encoding MSLLHLYRKPALEETKKNSLLKAVKENISETAEDIETEYCFNIETISPLTDEETNILRWLLSETFEPENFSDKSFLTFNSVIEVGPRMNFTTAWSTNAVSVCQACGLKKITRIERSRKYRLKTDAALSKENLNKFLYEIHDRMTECQYPEPLKTFETGIKSKPVFLIPMIEQGIDALKKINLEMGLGLDDWDLNYYYNLFVNDLKRNPTNVECFDLSQSNSEHSRHWFFRGKLIVGNKEIKETLMQIIKQTLKANPNNSVIAFKDNSSAIKGYDIKTIIPEIQGKFSKFKEAKLKYHIIFTAETHNFPSGVAPFPGAETGTGGRIRDVQATGKGSLVVAGTAAYCVGNLNLPGYSLPWEDISFEYPDNLASPLQIELQASNGASDYGNKFGEPLIQGFTRSFGMRLPDGERREWIKPIMFTAGVGQIDARHTEKNEPEKGMLVTKIGGPAYRIGMGGGAASSMIQGENIAELDFNAVQRGDAEMEQKVNRVIRACVEMGEKNPIVSIHDQGAGGNCNVVKEIIYPAGAKIEVRKIQSGDNTLSVLELWGAEYQEQNALLIKPEHAELFEDICKREKVPCAFIGQITGDGYIILYDETDGSTPVNLDLKKILGEMPQKTFKLDRIKPHLEPLNLPEGLTVKSALDRVLRLVSVGSKRFLTNKVDRCVTGLIARQQCAGPLHLTVSNVAVISQSHFADDKNNYTGAAISIGEQPIKTLIDPSAAARLTVGEALTNIVWAKISAIEDIKCSGNWMWAAKLPGEGARLFDAAIALRDIMLELGIAIDGGKDSLSMAAKVTDKNKKTEMVKSPGTLVISAYAACPDVTKVITPDIKQPGKSRLIYIDLGNNKNRMGGTALAHVYNQIGNESPDVDNSKLLKNSFNAVQELISENLILSGHDRSDGGLITTLLEMAFSGNCGVEIDLNGKGRELEILFSEELGLVFEYLSEDEKKILNILKNFSVPFQIIGKTTEKKNIVVNINNKIVLNEDMRVLRDIWEETSSQLDRLQADPECVVEEKKNIFDRTSPSYKLTFSTDITPDAVMKNKTKPSVAIIREEGSNSDREMTSAFYQAGFETWDVTMTDFLEGRVNLDNFRGIAFVGGFSYADVLDSAKGWAGVIKFNKKIFEQFQKFYERPDTFSLGVCNGCQLMALLGWVPWSGIQDKDQPRFIHNISGRFESRFSTVKIFESPSIMLKGMEGSILGIWVAHGEGRAYFPDESFLKKVESSGLAPVRYVDDQGNVTNKYPFNPNGSLNGIAALCSSDGRHLAIMPHPERTFLKWQWPWMPEDWKKKLKVSPWLRLFQNARQWCEK
- a CDS encoding DUF2784 domain-containing protein; the encoded protein is MFYKILADAVVIIHFLWIIFIIFGVFWGTRNKTVKIIHISALAFAVIIQVSGWYCPLTHLEVWLRAKHDPALSYTGSFIAYYAEKIVYINLPRDLIIMLTIFFAGLNIFLYLHKIKK